One Palaemon carinicauda isolate YSFRI2023 chromosome 4, ASM3689809v2, whole genome shotgun sequence DNA segment encodes these proteins:
- the LOC137639555 gene encoding uncharacterized protein: MCKLCSKTGHWAKACQNTKRARSKSSVRSKPQNSRSQSSANANQSQPKPQQRFDRQVSAVNTYDLSSDFESMSFNAVNNDANRSEAYASLKIEPYPDRTTNLRGKVDTGTQSNILPLRSFRNIFPRYVNSDGIPTSTTPSKTTLTAYNGTVIRQHGTLVLPCKFAENKWANCEFYVAETDGPVIFGLPMCTKLGLVTLNCAVTQSDSSVCYTSLEDMKRHFPDRFEGVGKFSSEQKLTLKDDANPVRHPPRRVPIQLREQIKSELDRMVGLEVIRPVAEPTDWVSSITYVTKPDGSLRICLDPKDLNSALKRGQHHMPTVEELTHVFAGATVFRKLDEKHGYWCIPLDHDSQMLTTFKSHSGGTASEGSPLDST; the protein is encoded by the coding sequence ATGTGTAAACTGTGTTCGAAAACGGGTCACTGGGCAAAGGCTTGTCAAAACACTAAGCGAGCCCGTTCTAAGTCTAGTGTACGCTCCAAACCTCAGAATAGCCGATCGCAGTCAAGCGCAAATGCGAACCAATCACAGCCAAAGCCGCAACAGCGATTCGACCGCCAAGTTAGTGCCGTGAATACGTACGACCTGAGCAGTGACTTTGAAAGCATGTCTTTCAACGCAGTGAACAATGATGCCAACAGATCGGAAGCTTACGCATCGCTAAAAATCGAGCCGTACCCTGATCGCACGACAAACTTGCGTGGGAAGGTCGACACCGGTACGCAGAGTAACATCCTTCCACTCAGGTCATTCCGTAACATATTCCCTCGCTATGTCAACTCggatggcatcccgacatctacaaCTCCGTCCAAGACGACGCTCACCGCCTACAACGGAACCGTCATCCGCCAGCACGGTACCCTCGTACTGCCGTGCAAATTTGCCGAAAATAAATGGGCGAACTGTGAGTTTTATGTGGCCGAGACCGATGGTCCTGTTATTTTTGGTTTACCCATGTGCACGAAACTCGGTCTAGTCACGCTTAACTGTGCCGTTACTCAATCCGACAGTAGTGTGTGTTATACCTCATTGGAAGACATGAAAAGACACTTCCCTGACCGGTTCGAGGGTGTCGGTAAATTCAGTTCTGAGCAGAAACTAACTCTGAAGGATGACGCAAACCCAGTAAGACACCCGCCGAGACGAGTGCCCATTCAACTACGCGAGCAGATCAAAAGCGAACTCGATCGTATGGTGGGTCTTGAAGTAATCCGTCCCGTAGCGGAACCCACCGATTGGGTGTCCAGTATTACATATGTGACAAAACCCGATGGATCTCTCAGAATATGCTTGGATCCAAAAGACCTCAACAGTGCTCTAAAGAGAGGTCAACACCACATGCCGACTGTGGAAGAACTAACACATGTTTTTGCTGGTGCAACAGTTTTCAGAAAGCTCGATGAAAAGCATGGCTACTGGTGCATCCCACTCGACCATGACAGCCAGATGCTGACCACATTCAAGAGCCATTCGGGAGGTACTGCTTCCGAAGGCTCCCCTTTGGACTCAACGTAA